A single Micromonospora sp. CCTCC AA 2012012 DNA region contains:
- a CDS encoding low temperature requirement protein A encodes MTDGTRRAPRMRVMTEGSTVTPLELFFDLVFVYALTQVTALMAGDLTWRGLGQGLLVLALLWWCWCCYAWLGNTVRADEGVVRVVLFAVMATMFVVAVTIPEAFVDLPGGLPGPVVFAGCYLVVRVLHLVIYWHAARGDEGLRRQVLRAALPMLGGATLLFTAALLPQQLSDDPHRVAVIRTLLWVLALAIDYGGIMAIGARGWRLFSASHWTERHGLIIIVALGESLVAIGVGVTALPISWPIIVAAFLGVAVTAALWWAYFDVVAIAAERVLARAEGAERAALGRDSYTYLHLPMVAGIILLALGFKKVLAYVGDDTHHTLADPLHGLGLLALYGGVVIYLLGHLGFRLRNMGSVNWPRVVAMVLLVALLPVADHLPALAALGLLALVCAGMVAAEVVLFGASRRALRDAFLDEHGAGPAPGR; translated from the coding sequence GTGACGGACGGTACGCGGCGGGCGCCGCGGATGCGGGTGATGACCGAGGGCTCCACGGTCACCCCGCTGGAGCTCTTCTTCGACCTGGTCTTCGTCTACGCGCTCACCCAGGTGACCGCGCTGATGGCCGGCGACCTCACCTGGCGCGGGCTCGGGCAGGGCCTGCTGGTGCTGGCCCTGCTCTGGTGGTGCTGGTGCTGCTACGCCTGGCTCGGCAACACCGTACGGGCCGACGAGGGCGTGGTGCGGGTGGTCCTCTTCGCGGTCATGGCCACCATGTTCGTGGTCGCGGTGACCATCCCGGAGGCGTTCGTCGACCTGCCCGGCGGGCTGCCCGGCCCGGTGGTCTTCGCCGGCTGCTACCTGGTGGTCCGGGTGCTGCACCTGGTGATCTACTGGCACGCCGCCCGGGGCGACGAGGGCCTGCGCCGGCAGGTGCTGCGCGCCGCGCTGCCGATGCTCGGCGGCGCCACCCTGCTCTTCACCGCCGCGCTGCTGCCGCAGCAGCTCAGCGACGACCCGCACCGGGTCGCCGTGATCCGCACCCTGCTCTGGGTGCTCGCCCTGGCGATCGACTACGGCGGCATCATGGCGATCGGGGCGCGCGGCTGGCGGCTCTTCTCGGCCTCGCACTGGACCGAACGGCACGGCCTGATCATCATCGTCGCGCTCGGGGAGTCCCTCGTCGCGATCGGCGTCGGGGTCACCGCGCTCCCCATCTCCTGGCCGATCATCGTGGCCGCCTTCCTCGGCGTGGCGGTCACCGCCGCGCTGTGGTGGGCGTACTTCGACGTGGTGGCGATCGCCGCCGAGCGGGTGCTGGCCCGCGCGGAGGGCGCCGAACGGGCCGCGCTGGGCCGGGACTCCTACACCTACCTGCACCTGCCGATGGTCGCCGGGATCATCCTGCTCGCGCTGGGCTTCAAGAAGGTCCTGGCGTACGTCGGGGACGACACCCACCACACCCTCGCCGACCCGCTGCACGGGCTGGGCCTGCTCGCCCTCTACGGCGGCGTGGTCATCTATCTCCTCGGCCACCTCGGCTTCCGGCTGCGCAACATGGGCTCGGTGAACTGGCCCCGGGTGGTGGCGATGGTGCTGCTGGTGGCGCTGCTGCCGGTGGCCGACCACCTGCCGGCGCTGGCCGCCCTCGGGCTGCTCGCCCTGGTCTGCGCCGGGATGGTGGCCGCCGAGGTGGTGCTCTTCGGGGCGTCCCGGCGGGCGCTGCGCGACGCCTTCCTCGACGAGCACGGGGCCGGGCCGGCGCCGGGGCGGTGA
- a CDS encoding low temperature requirement protein A yields the protein MSWETARVGNGGGGARWSRGVQPGGPGSRTTRLELFYDLVFVFAFLTVTSITATVPTPVNLFRCLLVLALLWWCWTGFAGLGNAVRADQGVLPVVGVVTVAATFLLTLSMPGAFVDRPGGLNGPLTFATCYFLVRAGQLAIFGWLARGDPVRLRRWLLLAALPLVATVLLAVAGTVPQRLADRPTAIAVQLALWTAALAVEYGGGMTLGGAYWVVVSAGHWAERHALMVLVALGESIIALGIGPKFISGLPLTWPVVIAAVLGIAITAVLWWAYFDTLAFAVEQALHHTREPAARARMARDVYTWLHLPMIAGIIFFALGIKDLLAESAAPDTPPWGEPLGGFWIVVLYGGVGVYLLGLVACALRALRVVHWPLLVAVGLLALVAPVAARLPELAALVLLAVLCLAAVVAETLSEDGRRRQVRQLALEEQLAAEEEQSRWRRQHL from the coding sequence GTGAGCTGGGAGACTGCGCGGGTGGGGAACGGCGGCGGCGGGGCCCGGTGGTCGCGGGGGGTGCAGCCGGGCGGGCCGGGATCCCGGACCACCCGGCTGGAACTCTTCTACGACCTGGTCTTCGTCTTCGCCTTCCTCACCGTCACCAGCATCACCGCCACCGTCCCCACCCCGGTCAACCTGTTCCGCTGCCTGCTGGTGCTGGCCCTGCTCTGGTGGTGCTGGACCGGCTTCGCCGGCCTGGGCAACGCGGTCCGCGCCGACCAGGGCGTCCTGCCGGTGGTCGGCGTCGTCACCGTGGCGGCCACCTTCCTGCTGACGCTGAGCATGCCGGGGGCCTTCGTCGACCGGCCCGGCGGACTGAACGGCCCGCTGACCTTCGCCACCTGCTATTTCCTGGTCCGCGCCGGGCAGCTCGCGATCTTCGGCTGGCTGGCCCGCGGCGACCCGGTCCGGCTGCGCCGGTGGCTGCTGCTGGCCGCCCTGCCCCTGGTCGCGACCGTCCTGCTGGCGGTCGCCGGGACGGTGCCGCAGCGGCTCGCCGACCGGCCGACGGCGATCGCCGTGCAGTTGGCGCTCTGGACCGCCGCCCTCGCCGTCGAGTACGGGGGCGGGATGACGCTGGGCGGCGCGTACTGGGTGGTGGTCTCGGCCGGGCACTGGGCGGAACGGCACGCCCTGATGGTGCTGGTGGCGCTCGGCGAGTCGATCATCGCGCTGGGGATCGGCCCGAAGTTCATCAGCGGGCTGCCGCTGACCTGGCCGGTGGTGATCGCCGCCGTGCTCGGCATCGCGATCACGGCGGTGCTCTGGTGGGCGTACTTCGACACCCTGGCCTTCGCGGTCGAGCAGGCCCTGCACCACACCCGCGAGCCGGCCGCGCGGGCCCGGATGGCCCGCGACGTCTACACCTGGCTGCACCTGCCGATGATCGCCGGGATCATCTTCTTCGCCCTCGGCATCAAGGACCTGCTGGCCGAGTCGGCGGCCCCGGACACCCCGCCCTGGGGCGAGCCGCTGGGCGGCTTCTGGATCGTCGTGCTCTACGGCGGCGTCGGGGTCTATCTGCTCGGTCTCGTCGCCTGCGCGCTGCGGGCGCTGCGGGTCGTGCACTGGCCGCTGCTGGTCGCGGTGGGGCTGCTCGCCCTGGTCGCGCCGGTGGCCGCCCGGCTGCCGGAGCTGGCGGCCCTGGTGCTGCTGGCGGTGCTCTGCCTGGCCGCGGTGGTCGCCGAGACGCTCAGCGAGGACGGCCGGCGGCGGCAGGTCCGCCAGCTCGCGCTGGAGGAGCAGCTCGCGGCCGAGGAGGAGCAGAGCCGCTGGCGACGGCAACACCTCTGA
- a CDS encoding AMP-dependent synthetase/ligase yields MALDVPYRSIPDMFLKRVAATPDRHAFAHPAPDDSGPVWLTWEQVGQRARAVAAGLHGLGVGLEDPVAILANTRLDWVIADFGIMCAGGATTTVYPTTEPEDATYIIADSGSRVLFAENPAQAAKIAGADLPALTHVVLFDGAPDPAATVPQLTLAELEERGTRALAAEPDLVDMLVAGVGPEHLATLIYTSGTTGRPKGVELLHGGWCWEGVAQAEVGLLRDNDLQYLWLPLSHSFGKTLLCGATHVGLPTYVDGRVDKLVELLAVVRPTLMCGAPRVFEKVYNKAVTTARDAGGAKAKIFAWGVRVGTAKVALEQAGKPVPAGLKLKYALAEKLVFSKLQARLGGRIRVLVSGAAPLSQEIATFFAAANLPISEGYGLTETSAGNFVNRPDALRIGTVGQAMGDLECRIDTDGEILVRGRPVMRGYHNLPEETAAAFTEDGFFRTGDIGSLDDQGFLRITDRKKDLVKTSGGKYIAPSHIEGMFKAICPYTSQAIVIGQARNFCTMLVTLDPDAIIGWAAGGPLEGRPYAEIVASAEAQAMVEGYVAELNGRLNRWETIKKVTILPRDLTIEHGEVTPSLKIKRRGVESNFAAEIDKMYAGSLAEL; encoded by the coding sequence ATGGCTCTCGATGTACCGTACCGTTCCATCCCGGACATGTTCCTCAAGCGCGTGGCGGCGACCCCCGACCGCCACGCGTTCGCCCATCCGGCCCCGGACGACTCCGGCCCGGTCTGGCTGACCTGGGAGCAGGTGGGGCAGCGCGCCCGGGCGGTCGCCGCCGGACTGCACGGGCTCGGTGTCGGCCTGGAGGATCCGGTGGCGATCCTGGCGAACACCCGGCTGGACTGGGTGATCGCCGACTTCGGCATCATGTGTGCCGGCGGGGCGACCACCACGGTCTACCCGACCACCGAACCCGAGGACGCGACCTACATCATCGCCGACTCCGGCTCCCGGGTGCTCTTCGCCGAGAACCCGGCGCAGGCGGCGAAGATCGCCGGCGCCGACCTGCCCGCGCTCACCCACGTGGTGCTCTTCGACGGCGCCCCCGACCCGGCCGCGACGGTCCCCCAGCTCACCCTGGCCGAGCTGGAGGAGCGCGGGACGCGGGCCCTGGCGGCCGAGCCGGACCTGGTCGACATGCTGGTCGCCGGGGTCGGACCGGAGCACCTGGCCACCCTGATCTACACCTCGGGCACCACCGGGCGCCCGAAGGGCGTCGAGCTGCTGCACGGCGGCTGGTGCTGGGAGGGCGTCGCGCAGGCCGAGGTGGGCCTGCTGCGCGACAACGACCTGCAGTATCTCTGGCTCCCGCTGTCCCACTCGTTCGGCAAGACGCTGCTCTGCGGCGCCACCCACGTCGGCCTGCCGACGTACGTCGACGGGCGGGTGGACAAGCTGGTCGAGCTGCTCGCCGTGGTGCGGCCGACGCTGATGTGCGGCGCGCCCCGGGTCTTCGAGAAGGTCTACAACAAGGCCGTCACCACGGCCCGGGACGCCGGCGGCGCCAAGGCGAAGATCTTCGCCTGGGGCGTCCGGGTCGGCACCGCCAAGGTCGCGCTGGAGCAGGCCGGCAAGCCGGTCCCGGCCGGGCTGAAGCTGAAGTACGCCCTGGCGGAGAAGCTGGTCTTCAGCAAGCTCCAGGCCCGGCTGGGCGGCCGGATCCGGGTGCTGGTCTCCGGCGCGGCCCCGCTGAGCCAGGAGATCGCCACCTTCTTCGCCGCCGCCAACCTGCCCATCTCCGAGGGCTACGGCCTCACCGAGACCAGCGCCGGCAACTTCGTCAACCGGCCGGACGCGCTGCGGATCGGCACGGTCGGGCAGGCGATGGGCGACCTGGAGTGCCGGATCGACACCGACGGGGAGATCCTGGTCCGGGGCCGCCCGGTGATGCGCGGCTACCACAACCTGCCCGAGGAGACGGCCGCCGCGTTCACCGAGGACGGCTTCTTCCGCACCGGGGACATCGGCAGCCTCGACGACCAGGGCTTCCTGCGGATCACCGACCGGAAGAAGGACCTGGTCAAGACCTCCGGCGGGAAGTACATCGCGCCGTCGCACATCGAGGGCATGTTCAAGGCGATCTGCCCGTACACCTCGCAGGCGATCGTGATCGGTCAGGCCCGCAACTTCTGCACCATGCTGGTCACCCTCGACCCGGACGCGATCATCGGCTGGGCGGCCGGCGGCCCGCTGGAGGGCCGGCCGTACGCCGAGATCGTCGCCTCGGCCGAGGCGCAGGCCATGGTCGAGGGGTACGTGGCCGAGCTGAACGGTCGGCTCAACCGCTGGGAGACGATCAAGAAGGTGACCATCCTGCCCCGCGACCTGACCATCGAGCACGGTGAGGTCACCCCCTCGCTGAAGATCAAGCGCCGGGGCGTGGAGAGCAACTTCGCGGCGGAGATCGACAAGATGTACGCCGGCAGCCTCGCCGAGCTGTAG
- a CDS encoding terpene synthase family protein, translating into MRSFAVSALHEPPFPARRHPETDRVAGESLAWARALGLVAGAERERRLRRAAAAELAGRTCPDGPVERLRLLTDLIGWLFVMDDACDDDGLGATPVRLAPTVAALLAVLDGYGGPGTPPATRGLAAGLDDICRRARACGCPALLLRLVSQLREYLLALLWEAGYREHHRVPAVAEYVQLRRHTGAARPAFTLTDLAYGPAARPGRHAEPAVAALDVLAADLVCWCNDIFSFGKEHRTGADPLNLVTSIARESGAGEAVALRTAAARFNTALAAYVEGDAALVGDPDAAGFLAARRNWIRGTYDWSLRAARYA; encoded by the coding sequence ATGCGGAGCTTCGCGGTCTCGGCCCTGCACGAACCCCCCTTTCCGGCCCGCCGGCACCCCGAGACGGACCGGGTCGCCGGGGAGAGCCTGGCCTGGGCCCGGGCGCTGGGCCTGGTCGCCGGGGCGGAACGGGAGCGCCGGCTGCGCCGCGCCGCCGCCGCCGAACTGGCCGGGCGGACCTGCCCGGACGGCCCGGTGGAGCGGCTCCGGCTGCTGACCGACCTGATCGGCTGGCTCTTCGTGATGGACGACGCCTGCGACGACGACGGTCTCGGTGCCACGCCGGTCCGGCTGGCTCCCACCGTCGCGGCTCTGCTCGCCGTGCTGGACGGGTACGGCGGCCCGGGCACGCCGCCGGCGACCCGGGGGCTCGCCGCCGGACTGGACGACATCTGCCGCCGGGCCCGCGCCTGCGGCTGCCCCGCGCTGCTGCTGCGCCTGGTCAGCCAGTTGCGGGAATACCTGCTGGCGCTGCTGTGGGAGGCGGGTTACCGGGAGCACCACCGGGTCCCGGCGGTCGCCGAGTACGTCCAGCTGCGCCGGCACACCGGCGCCGCCCGGCCCGCGTTCACCCTCACCGACCTGGCGTACGGCCCGGCGGCCCGGCCCGGTCGGCACGCGGAGCCGGCGGTGGCGGCCCTGGACGTGCTCGCCGCCGACCTGGTCTGCTGGTGCAACGACATCTTCTCCTTCGGCAAGGAGCACCGGACCGGGGCGGATCCGCTGAACCTGGTCACCTCGATCGCCCGGGAGTCGGGCGCGGGCGAGGCGGTGGCGCTGCGCACGGCGGCCGCCCGGTTCAACACCGCCCTCGCCGCGTACGTCGAGGGGGACGCGGCGCTCGTCGGCGACCCGGACGCCGCCGGATTCCTGGCCGCCCGGCGCAACTGGATCCGGGGCACCTACGACTGGTCGCTGCGCGCCGCCCGGTACGCCTGA
- a CDS encoding TIGR03085 family metal-binding protein produces MPRYARSEREALADLMLELGPDAPTIDDGWTTRDLAAHLIVRERRPDAAGGILLPPLRRYGEAVRRRTAAGSYPELVARVRRPPVWSPLSNPLTDELANTMEFFIHHEDVRRARPGWLPRDLPAGLQATLWKRTALLARMALRRFPADLLVQAPGYGELTVGRGGERLRVVGAPGELTLFLSGRQRVARVQLDGPGALAERLRTAPLGL; encoded by the coding sequence ATGCCGCGGTACGCCCGGTCGGAGCGCGAGGCGCTCGCCGACCTGATGCTGGAACTGGGACCGGACGCGCCGACGATCGACGACGGGTGGACCACCCGCGATCTCGCGGCGCACCTGATCGTCCGGGAGCGCCGCCCGGACGCGGCCGGGGGCATCCTGCTGCCGCCGCTGCGCCGCTACGGCGAGGCGGTGCGTCGCCGGACGGCCGCCGGGTCGTATCCGGAGCTGGTGGCGCGGGTGCGTCGGCCACCGGTGTGGAGTCCGCTGAGCAACCCGCTCACCGACGAGCTGGCCAACACGATGGAGTTCTTCATCCACCACGAGGACGTCCGGCGGGCCCGGCCCGGCTGGTTGCCGCGGGACCTGCCGGCGGGGTTGCAGGCGACGCTCTGGAAGCGCACCGCGCTGCTGGCCCGGATGGCGTTGCGCCGCTTCCCGGCGGACCTGCTGGTGCAGGCGCCGGGGTACGGCGAGCTGACCGTGGGCCGGGGCGGCGAGCGGCTGCGCGTGGTGGGCGCGCCGGGCGAGCTGACGCTCTTCCTCTCCGGGCGGCAGCGGGTGGCCCGGGTGCAGCTCGACGGGCCCGGCGCCCTCGCCGAGCGGCTGCGGACGGCTCCGCTGGGCCTGTGA
- a CDS encoding ABC transporter ATP-binding protein, whose product MASGTSRDVLGRGLRVLGQAIREQPRIFTVAVTGSVLFGLMVIASAYVVGAVVGDVVVPAVARGSVAVGALALAAAALFGISVLRVVGIFGRRLGAGYMQFRLQAAYRRRVTRRYLDLPLAWHHRNATGTLLSNANSDVEAAWYPIAPLPFAVGTLVMLVGAVVSLFLTDWALALVGLAVFPALFALNVVYSRRMAPRQARAQRLRAEVSGIAHESFDGALVVKTMGREAQETARFASRAGELRDALIAVGKLRGVFDPMLETLPSLGTLAVLVVGAFRLRQGAITVTELVSVAFLFTVLAFPVRAIGWVLAELPRSVAGWDRVRRVLDATGEMPYGDVTLDPAESGPATLAFHDVHFAYEPAEAHLPGAEVLGAVGFTVPAGKTVALVGPTGAGKSTIASLAVRLVDPDSGTVTLDGHDVRDLTAASLASTIALVAQVPFVFDDTVRANIALDRAGVGDDEVWAALRLAEADGFVAALPDGLDTMVGERGTSLSGGQRQRLTLARALAGRPRLLVLDDATSAVDPRVEAAILAGLRAPAQGGAAASILVVAYRRATIALADEVIYVEQGRVIARGTHPELLATVPGYADLVTAYEQAEQEREQTRTYEEVTPLTSGLEVEVDR is encoded by the coding sequence GTGGCGAGCGGGACAAGTCGGGACGTCCTCGGCAGAGGGCTGCGCGTGCTCGGTCAGGCGATCCGGGAACAGCCGCGGATCTTCACGGTCGCGGTGACCGGCAGCGTGCTCTTCGGCCTGATGGTGATCGCCAGCGCGTACGTCGTCGGCGCGGTCGTCGGTGACGTCGTGGTGCCGGCGGTCGCCCGCGGCTCGGTGGCGGTCGGCGCCCTGGCCCTGGCCGCGGCGGCGCTCTTCGGGATCAGCGTGCTGCGGGTGGTCGGCATCTTCGGCCGCCGGCTCGGCGCGGGCTACATGCAGTTCCGCCTCCAGGCCGCCTACCGCCGCCGGGTCACCCGCCGCTACCTGGACCTGCCGCTGGCCTGGCACCACCGCAACGCCACCGGCACCCTGCTCTCCAACGCCAACTCCGACGTCGAGGCCGCCTGGTACCCGATCGCGCCGCTGCCGTTCGCGGTGGGCACGCTGGTCATGCTGGTCGGCGCGGTCGTCTCGCTCTTCCTCACCGACTGGGCGCTCGCCCTGGTCGGGCTGGCCGTCTTCCCCGCCCTCTTCGCCCTCAACGTGGTCTACTCCCGCCGGATGGCGCCCCGCCAGGCCCGGGCCCAGCGGTTGCGGGCCGAGGTCAGCGGGATCGCCCACGAGAGCTTCGACGGCGCGCTGGTGGTCAAGACCATGGGCCGGGAGGCGCAGGAGACCGCCCGCTTCGCGTCCCGCGCCGGTGAGCTGCGCGACGCGCTGATCGCCGTCGGCAAGCTGCGCGGCGTCTTCGACCCGATGCTGGAGACCCTGCCCAGCCTCGGCACCCTGGCCGTGCTGGTGGTCGGCGCCTTCCGGCTGCGGCAGGGCGCGATCACCGTCACCGAGCTGGTCAGCGTCGCCTTCCTCTTCACCGTGCTGGCCTTCCCGGTCCGGGCCATCGGCTGGGTGCTGGCCGAGCTGCCGCGCAGCGTCGCCGGCTGGGACCGGGTGCGCCGGGTGCTCGACGCCACCGGCGAGATGCCGTACGGCGACGTGACGCTCGACCCGGCCGAGTCGGGGCCGGCCACCCTCGCCTTCCACGACGTCCACTTCGCGTACGAGCCGGCCGAGGCGCACCTGCCCGGCGCCGAGGTGCTCGGCGCGGTCGGCTTCACCGTGCCCGCCGGGAAGACCGTCGCCCTGGTCGGGCCGACCGGGGCCGGCAAGTCCACCATCGCCTCGCTCGCCGTCCGGCTGGTCGACCCCGACTCCGGCACGGTCACCCTGGACGGGCACGACGTCCGCGACCTCACCGCCGCCTCGCTCGCCTCGACCATCGCGCTGGTCGCCCAGGTGCCGTTCGTCTTCGACGACACCGTCCGGGCCAACATCGCCCTGGACCGCGCCGGGGTCGGCGACGACGAGGTCTGGGCGGCGCTGCGGCTGGCCGAGGCCGACGGTTTCGTCGCCGCGCTGCCCGACGGGCTGGACACCATGGTCGGTGAGCGGGGCACCTCGCTCTCCGGCGGGCAGCGGCAGCGGCTCACCCTGGCCCGGGCGCTCGCCGGCCGGCCCCGGCTGCTGGTGCTCGACGACGCCACCAGCGCCGTCGACCCGCGCGTCGAGGCGGCCATCCTGGCCGGCCTGCGCGCCCCGGCACAGGGCGGCGCCGCCGCGTCGATCCTGGTGGTCGCCTACCGGCGGGCCACCATCGCCCTCGCCGACGAGGTGATCTATGTCGAGCAGGGCCGGGTGATCGCCCGCGGCACCCACCCCGAGCTGCTCGCCACCGTGCCCGGCTACGCCGACCTGGTCACCGCGTACGAGCAGGCCGAGCAGGAACGCGAACAGACCCGCACGTACGAGGAGGTCACGCCGCTGACCTCCGGCCTGGAAGTCGAGGTTGACCGGTGA